The region TTGGATAGTGTTCAGGTGTTCTTGGTCAGTTACTTGGAtgctctgagctttagtttcttAGTGATTACAATGAAGATTTGAATTACAGGAtggctttgaaaaaataaacaaaactcccCTTTCTGTCTGTCGAGAATGTTGCACAGGGAGTTACAGAATGTTCTCATGAccgaattgtttttaaatttcacagtGTGCCTGCATTTGAAGtcttggaaatatctccccagGAAGTATCTTCAGGCAGACTATTGAAGTCGGCCTCATCCCCACCACAGCATACATGGCTGACAGTTttgaaaaaagagcaggagttccTGGGGGTGAGTGAGCCTCCTCCAACTTTGACTAGAGTAAGGGTTGGGTCTAGAAAAGAATATTGAGTTGCATCAACTGTTTTCCCACTTGGATTCATGAGAGGTGTCAGGTCCTTTAAAAAACATGGTAGATAAAGAGTTGACACTAACTGGGTCCTTTTGGGAAGGAGAAGCATTTCCTCATAAAGACTTTAAATTGCTAGGACGAGAATGGCCAACAGGAGTGAAGGATTCATAGTCTTTATCTTTACTTAGATGTAAAGAACAATTACTGATGTTCAACATGACTACATACACAAAGGCGCATGGAGAAAAGTATTGGCCTTCCATGCATTAGGTAGTGCTTGTATCAATTCTTATAGTGACCAGGGTATCCTGGAAAATCTTACGTGTGGATCATTTCTCAGGACAGTCTAGGACACTAAAGCAGTTTCTCATGTTTGgcttctattattaaaaaatgataCAATCTCGGgaaaatttttttgattttcatgAAATTCATGTGTTTTTCTATAGGTAACACAAATTCTGACTGCTATGATATGCCTTTGTTTTGGAACAGTTGTCTGCTTTGTACTTGATATTTCACACATTGAGGGAGAcattttttcatcatttaaagCAGGTTATCCATTCTGGGGAGCCATATTTGTGAGTATATATCTATAATTGTTTCTGAAATAACACTGAACATAGGTTTTACTCTTGCTCAGATCTACCAGTTGTTTATTCCCAGTATTAAGATGATATTTATAATTCTTAACATAGATATgctcattaacaacaacaaaagattctTTTTACAATTAATGGTGGGTTAAACATTTAGCCCACAGTTTTATCCCATGAGAAACCTGAATCTAATtcaagttaaatgacttgcctaaggGACACTTGACTAATAGTAATTGAACCTAAACTTTCAGAATCCAACTCCAAGAACATACTTCTAGCACTATTCATCAATAAAGTTAtatgataaatacatacaactttatctgtcaactaaaaataacaacagaggctgggcatggtggctcacacccttaatcccagcactttgggaggctgaggcaggtggatcacctgaggtcaggagttcgagaccagcctgaccaacatggtgaaacctcatctctactaaatataaaaaattagctgagtatgatagtgcatgcctgtaatcccagctacttaagaggctgaggcaggaggcttgtttgaacctgggaggcagaggttgcagtgagctgagattgtgccattgcactccagcctgggcaataagagcaaaactctgtctcaaaataataataataataataatagaaaataaagttgtcttcatgaaaaatgaggaaagagatTGCTGGGGTGAGAAAAATTAAGATCAATGGGCATATGGTGACCTTCTATGCCCTAGAAACTCTTTTAGGTATTTTCTCCTGGTATCTCTTTTACTCATTGTTCTATCTGGAAAAATAGGTGGATGAGTGAGATAATAAGgtatataactttttaaaggtctaattgacatataataaattgCAAGTATTTCAGGTGTACAATTTGCTAACCTtgacatacatagacacacatgAAAACATCACCACATTAATACAATGTATGCATCCATCATTTCCAAAAGCTTCCCTGTGTATCTTTGtaactctttcttcctccctccactCCTTGTCCTCTCGTTCCCAAGAAAACATTGATCTGCTTTCTGTGAATATAAATTAACTTACATTTTTTAGAGCTTTATATAAGTATGTTCTCTTTACTGTTTGTCTTCCTTTGCTGcacagttattttgagattcttcaagttttttctttatattgataCTTCATtcacaagaatatattttaattctagACTATGTCACATTGACTTTGTAGTCTGCTAAATCCTTAGTGCTCAGATGACTTGTTCAGGACTCTCCTTGAACCTGTACCTCTGTTATAATTGAAACTTGTCTCTCCtgtctttttatttcaaacacagctTATGAGGTGTCTCTCAACCCATCAAACTCACAATCTGAGTCTTTAGGAGATTGCTTTGAATTTGTGCTATTGACttatatttatatcaaatatgtaaatgtttggtaaaaataTCATCATGTACATTTTCATAATTACTCTATATTCACACGATATATGTCAGACTCTGGAAATATGCATGCCACAGACACGTGTTTCCTGCCTAAAGGGGCTGATGGAAGACGCACATACAAATAGACAATTGCAATAGAATGAGAGCGGTGGTCTAATCGATTCATGCCCTGATGTTGCTGCACGTTGCTACTCCAAGAGTAACCCCTGCATTGTCAGGGTTAGCATCACCTGGAAGCCTCATGTAAATGAAGAATTTCATGCTCCATCCAGGACCTAATGaataagaatctgcattttagcaagacCCTCACATGAttcatatacactttttttttttttttttttagatggagtctcactcttgtcacccaggctggagtgcaatggcatgatcttggctcactgcaacctctgcctcccaggttcaagtgattctcatgtctcagcctccctagtagctgggactacaggtgcacgccacagtggctggctaatttttgtatttttagtagagacagggtttcaccgttttggtcaggctggtcttgaactcctgacctccagtgattcccctgcctcggcttcccaaagtgctgggattacagacatgagccaccacacccagccttattcGTATACACATTTAATTCTGAGAAGCACTCTATAGAAAATAAGAATAAGGAAATATTGGGCTCACAGGTGACATTAATAAGTAACTTTATCGAGTACCCCAAATTTTACCTATGTTTGGAAGATGGGGTTAAAAAGGACACATTGAAAACAAGAAACTCattgtggcttttttttcctcctttttgaacagttttctatttctggaattttgtCAATTATATCTGAAAGGAGAAATGCAACATATCTGGTGAGTTGCCCATTTCTGTCTTTGTCCATCCTTGAAAAGATAAGAAGAACAGAGTTTTAAGAGTCTTAAGGGAAACACATCTTTGTCTCCTATATTACTTGTGAATGTGGATATATGATTTTGTTTCAATCTATTTTGTGTCCTAAGGCTTTTTGCAACAGAAGTTGGATATAATCATTAGAAACATAAATTGTACCATTTAACATACAATGAAGTTTATGTTTACCTTGACGctttttctaaaaaaagtgtCCTCACACTGGCATTGTCCTTGTAGGCATATTCACATGATCAAATAAATAATTAGTTTTCAATTAAGGAGAATATTTGAGGAAAGACCGTATGTGTTCATGTGGTTCCTGAAGGCAGTCCAGCGAGAAAGTAATATATGCTCATTAAACAATGCGGACATTTTCAGGGTTTCCCTTTTtaaccaaaatttggaagcaatgtGGAATTTACTGGATGCATCCAGCCCTGAAATGAAGATAGGTTTATTGAATGTGCCAGCAAGTGCAGGCCCAGGTCTGAGTGTTCTTCATTATTATCAGGTGAGAGGAAGCCTGGGAGCAAACACTGCCAGCAGCATAGCTGGGGGAACGGGAATTACCATCCTGATCATCAACCTGAAGAAGAGCTTGGCCTATATCCACATCCACAGTTGCCAGaaattttttgagaccaagtgcTTTATGGCTTCCTTTTccactgtatgtattttttttgtgtATGGGAAGACTAAGATTCTGGGTCCTAATGTAAGTAAGAAGCCCTCTTCTCCTGTTCCATGAACACCATCCTTTTCTGTAACTTCTATTACACAGTATAGTGGTTCTGTAAGTTCACACTGTCCAGGGAGATGCTGGCTGCCCACTCCCCTCAACCCAGGCAAATCCCTCGGGGTTAAAGTTATCTACTGCAAGTGACGATCTCTGGgtttttctgtgcctgtgtttgtgtgtgtgtgtgtgtgtgtgtgtgtgtgtgtgtgtgtgtgtgtgtatgtgtcactTTAAAAGGACTGGTCAGATGGTAGGGAGATGAAAACAAGAGAtgctataagaaaataaacttttgggGCGCATACCATGTGaccctttttgtttgttgtttgttgctGTTCAATAGGAAATTGTAGTGATGATGCTGTTTCTCACCATTCTGGGACTTGGTAGTGCTGTGTCACTCACAATCTATGGAGCTGGGGAAGAACTCAAAGGAAACAAGGTAGATAGAAGCCCGATATAAAATTTTGAATGACAGGTTAACGAATTGGAGCTTTATTCCTTAAAAATATGGCCTGGGTTTTCTGAAAcatttcttccagaaaatagtTTCTCCAAGTTTTATTACCTTGGTTTCCAAATCTCacattttaaatcacattttataCCCATAAGTAGCACACATTTCATAATATATCCCTCTGAATGAGGGTTGGGATAATAGGATCTGTATAATGTTAGAAAGTGCCTTTAAGTGTGTGGAGCATGAGAGATGAATGTGCGGAAGGCTTGTGAGGAAACCACCCAGGTATCTGGCCTTGTTTTCTGCCCCAGAAGTAGCCGCCTATTCctgtttctgttttattcctttgtttcttgacttttcctttccaacttgctataaaacctcagttttctttcctttctgattcATGACTACCAAATGTTTCCACTTGCCTCACCCGTCCATTACACCTTTGATAAGAACCACCAGCACCTTGTGCTCATGTACTTGCCCATGTCTGATGGAAGAAACATACTCTCTCCATCTGTCCACTTTCCTGAGGCATTCACGTCTAGCCACCTTTTAAAATCACTCtcctccaggctgggcacggtggctcacgcctgtaatctcagcactttgtgaggccgaggagggcagatcacttgaagtcaggagatcgaaaccagcctggccaaatggcaaAACCAAATCTTCAATTAAAACCAAATCTTAAAccaaatctctactaaaaaatacaacaaaacaaaacaacaacaacaaaaacagaaaaggaaacattagcccagcgtggtggcaggcacctgaggttccagatacttgggaggctgaggcaggaggaatcgCTTGAGaccaagaagtggaggttgcagtgagccgagatcatgccactgc is a window of Gorilla gorilla gorilla isolate KB3781 chromosome 9, NHGRI_mGorGor1-v2.1_pri, whole genome shotgun sequence DNA encoding:
- the MS4A2 gene encoding high affinity immunoglobulin epsilon receptor subunit beta isoform X1, which encodes MDTESNRRANLALPQEPSSVPAFEVLEISPQEVSSGRLLKSASSPPQHTWLTVLKKEQEFLGVTQILTAMICLCFGTVVCFVLDISHIEGDIFSSFKAGYPFWGAIFFSISGILSIISERRNATYLVRGSLGANTASSIAGGTGITILIINLKKSLAYIHIHSCQKFFETKCFMASFSTEIVVMMLFLTILGLGSAVSLTIYGAGEELKGNKVPEDRVYEELNIYSATYSELEDPGEMSPPIDL
- the MS4A2 gene encoding high affinity immunoglobulin epsilon receptor subunit beta isoform X2 — its product is MDTESNRRANLALPQEPSSVPAFEVLEISPQEVSSGRLLKSASSPPQHTWLTVLKKEQEFLGFSISGILSIISERRNATYLVRGSLGANTASSIAGGTGITILIINLKKSLAYIHIHSCQKFFETKCFMASFSTEIVVMMLFLTILGLGSAVSLTIYGAGEELKGNKVPEDRVYEELNIYSATYSELEDPGEMSPPIDL